In Scleropages formosus chromosome 10, fSclFor1.1, whole genome shotgun sequence, a single genomic region encodes these proteins:
- the synrg gene encoding synergin gamma isoform X7, which translates to MALRPGAGGGGSFMYPVGGGLGPPQGMMPMQPQQQQGFPMVPVMQPNMQGIMGMNFGAQMPPGAMPMQGGMPMAMQGPAMPFMGQPQFMGIRPPGPQYAVDMQKQMAEEHQKRLEQQQRMLEEDRKRRQFEEQKQKLRLLSSVKPKTGEKSRDDALEAIKGNLDGFSRDAKMHPTPSSHPKKPDSSPSHPSVTPSHSLPPTLPEEEDEFSDFVQGPVEAPPSSFPLPSSLPTTQPSSPSLCLPQPLPQSVPIPSVVCHSTVTSSSQSAFKGVGVFPPQEHMQPMMPTWLYNDSLVPELYKKVLEFTMTPAGIDTAKLYPILMSSGLPREALGQIWASANRTTPGKLTKEELYTVLAMIGATQSGLPAMSLDILSQFPSPPVPSLPAMAMAVATVLPQHPAPMMAQPPVSIAVPTAVPAAMGVSPGTSAQPPAGFVANFPPVQGTKPDDDDFQDFQEAPKAGTAEEAFTDFQGESGSTFPPATQNSGPTLLTPVSGSSTSSSSDKYAVFKQLSVEQPAEVAPPASDFGDKYSVFRQLEQPVDRKPVGEGFADFKCTSADDGFTDFKTADSISPLDPPDQTKVFQPPFPPAFAKSQSIQPQLPVSLSQPRNPLNMADLDLFSSLTPSAPPVDAKLSSFPLVTPSVGAKPPGGAAEDFGDFALFGSSSSSTAVAPSSGVQDDFADFMAFGGSGEPKNEARSGEGSSGGLVEEPLLRQQQQHTSDKYDVFKQLSLEGGLGYDDAKESGGGSFSSLRSDTDDFADFQSSKFCTALGASEKSLVDKVAAFRQAKEDSSSVKSLDLPSIGGSSAGKEDSEDALSVQLDMKLSDVGGDLKHVMSDSSLDLPGLSSHQPPAAETDDSRFDPFGTLAVGSSTSYDWPHKEDSSVIQGKKALPGSLGPDSCSLPSSVVVHRKETSFGSSENITHTTLAKVTTFPTEAFTDFGSREQGPADEEDDFGDFASTVSEKSDSPAASAELGSDGAQSEPADEFGAFQGDKPKFGKSDFLKASSQAKVKSSEEMIQSELATFDLSVQGSHKRSHSLGEKEIGRSSLPPAPEPPFRDRSSTLSEKPALPIIRDKYKDLTGEVEESERYAYEWQRCLESALQVISKANDTLNGISSSAVCTEVIQSAQGMEYLLGVVEVYRVTRRVELGIKATAVCSEKLQQLLKDISRVWNNLMGFMSLSNLTVCIPLQPDESSLDFSSCILRHGIRNAKELACGVCLLNVESRSKKTEEKTFGRLFKRALTKDSDKKLRAFNSETDNFKLLYGGHQYHASCANFWINCVEPKPPGLILPDLL; encoded by the exons ATGGCGCTGCGGCCGGGAGCTGGGGGAGGTGGCAG CTTTATGTACCCAGTTGGAGGAGGCCTGGGGCCTCCGCAAG GCATGATGCCCAtgcagccacagcagcagcaaggaTTCCCCATGGTACCAGTCATGCAACCCAACATGCAGGGGATAATGGGAATGAATTTTGGTGCCCAGATGCCTCCAGGTGCAATGCCGATGCAG gGAGGGATGCCCATGGCGATGCAGGGGCCAGCAATGCCATTTATGGGACAGCCTCAGTTCATGGGCATTCGTCCACCGGGGCCCCAGTATGCCGTTGACATGCAGAAGCAGATGGCTGAGGAGCATCA GAAGCGACTAGAGCAGCAACAGCGCATGCTGGAGGAGGACCGCAAAAGGAGGCAATTTgaggaacagaaacagaaattgcGTCTCTTGAGCAGTGTCAAGCCTAAG ACTGGAGAAAAGAGTAGGGATGATGCACTGGAGGCCATCAAAGGAAATCTGGATGGCTTTAGCAGGGATGCAAAGATGCACCCCACACCCTCCTCGCACCCCAAGAAACCAG ACTCATCGCCATCCCACCCTTCTGTCACCCCCTCTcactccctcccccccactctcccagaggaggaggatgagttCAGTGACTTTGTGCAGGGCCCTGTTGAAGCCCCCCCTTCATCATTCCCACTCCCATCTTCTCTGCCCACCACTCAGCCCTCATCACCCTCCCTCTGCCTCCCCCAGCCTCTTCCTCAGTCTGTGCCAATCCCTTCGGTCGTCTGCCACTCTACTGTTACCTCCAGCTCCCAATCTGCATTCAAAG GTGTCGGTGTCTTCCCACCACAGGAGCACATGCAGCCCATGATGCCTACCTGGCTGTACAATGACAGCCTTGTGCCAG AGTTGTACAAGAAGGTTCTGGAATTCACCATGACTCCAGCGGGTATCGACACAGCCAAGCTGTACCCCATTCTCATGTCATCGGGATTGCCTCGGGAAGCACTGGGGCAGATCTGGGCCTCAGCCAACCGCACCACACCAGGCAAGCTGACCAAAGAGGAGCTCTACACTGTGCTGGCCATGATTGGAGCAACGCAG AGTGGACTTCCTGCAATGAGCCTCGACATCCTGAGCCAGTTTCCCTCCCCACCTGTGCCCAGCCTGCCTGCCATGGCTATGGCTGTGGCCACTGTCCTGCCTCAGCACCCAGCACCCATGATGGCTCAGCCACCTGTCTCCATTGCTGTCCCCACAGCAGTGCCTGCTGCAATGGGTGTGTCCCCGGGCACCAGTGCACAACCGCCTGCAGGCTTTGTCGCCAACTTTCCACCTGTACAG GGTACTAaacctgatgatgatgatttccaGGACTTCCAggaggcacccaaagcaggcaCAGCAGAGGAAGCTTTCACTGACTTCCAGGGAGAGTCAGGGTCCACTTTTCCCCCGGCCACCCAGAACAG TGGTCCTACCCTGCTTACACCAGTGTCTGGGTCATCCACATCGTCATCCTCTGACAAGTATGCTGTGTTTAAGCAGCTGTCTGTGGAGCAGCCTGCCGAAGTAGCTCCTCCTGCATCAG ACTTTGGAGATAAATACAGCGTGTTCAGGCAGCTTGAGCAGCCGGTGGATCGGAAGCCAGTTG gtgAAGGATTTGCTGATTTCAAGTGTACCAGTGCTGATGATGGATTCACAGACTTTAAAACCGCAGACAGCATTTCCCCACTAGACCCCCCTGACCAGACCAAGGTTTTCCAGCCACCGTTTCCCCCTGCTTTTGCCAAATCTCAGTCTATACAACCACAGCTCCCAGTCTCCCTCTCACAGCCCAGGAACCCCCTCAATATGGCTGATCTGGATCTGTTCTCCTCCTTGACTCCTTCTGCCCCCCCAGTGGATGCCAAGCTCTCCTCGTTTCCACTGGTGACCCCATCTGTTGGAGCAAAGCCACCTGGGGGTGCGGCAGAGGATTTTGGTGACTTTGCACTCTTTggctcttcttcctcatcaacagcagtgGCTCCCAGTTCAGGGGTCCAGGATGACTTTGCAGATTTCATGGCATTTGGGGGTTCGGGGGAGCCCAAGAATGAGGCCAGGTCAGGTGAGGGCAGTAGTGGCGGGCTGGTGGAGGAGCCACTGTTgcggcagcagcaacagcataCATCTGACAAGTATGATGTATTCAAGCAGCTTTCATTGGAAGGTGGCCTGGGCTATGACGATGCCAAGGAGAGTGGTGGTGGCTCTTTCTCCTCACTTAGGAGTGACACTGATGACTTTGCGGACTTTCAGTCCTCTAAGTTCTGCACAGCACTCGGTGCCTCTGAGAAAAGCCTGGTGGACAAGGTTGCTGCCTTCAGGCAGGCCAAGGAAGACTCATCTTCTGTGAAGTCACTGGACCTCCCATCCATCGGGGGCAGCAGTGCAGGCAAGGAAGACTCCGAGGATGCACTTTCCGTGCAGCTGGACATGAAGCTTTCGGACGTGGGTGGGGACCTGAAGCATGTGATGTCGGACAGCTCCCTGGACTTGCCGGGGCTGTCCTCCCAccagcctcctgctgcag AGACAGACGACTCGAGATTTGACCCATTCGGTACCCTTGCAGTTGGAAGCTCAACCAGCTATGATTGGCCACACAAGGAAGATTCCTCAGTCATTCAGGGCAAGAAGGCGCTGCCAGGTTCCCTGGGCCCGGACAGCTGTTCCCTGCCATCCTCTGTCGTCGTGCACCGGAAGGAGACCTCTTTTGGGAGCTCAGAAAACATCACCCACACTACCCTTGCCAAGGTTACCACTTTCCCAACTGAGGCTTTTACTGACTTTGGGTCCCGGGAGCAAGGGCCCGCTGATGAGGAGGACGACTTTGGGGACTTTGCCAGTACTGTCTCGGAGAAATCGGATTCCCCTGCTGCCTCGGCGGAACTGGGCTCGGATGGTGCCCAGAGCGAGCCAGCTGATGAGTTTGGTGCCTTCCAGGGGGACAAACCTAAATTTGGAAAGTCTGACTTCCTCAAGGCCAGCTCCCAGGCCAAGGTCAAGTCTAGTGAAGAGATGATCCAGAGTGAGCTGGCCACTTTTGACCTTTCTGTGCAAG GCTCACATAAACGCAGCCACAGCTTAGGGGAGAAGGAGATAGGCCGTTCCAGCCTGCCTCCAGCCCCTGAACCACCTTTTCGGGACCGCTCCAGCACACTGAGCGAGAAGCCTGCACTGCCCATCATCCGGGACAAGTACAAAGACCTGACTGGGGAGGTGGAG GAGAGCGAGCGCTACGCATATGAGTGGCAGAGGTGCCTGGAGAGTGCATTGCAG GTGATCAGCAAAGCAAATGATACCTTGAATGGTATCAGCAGCTCAGCTGTGTGCACAGAGGTGATCCAGTCTGCCCAGGGCATGGAGTACTTGCTGG GTGTGGTGGAGGTGTACCGAGTGACAAGGCGGGTAGAGCTGGGCATCAAGGCAACAGCAGTGTGCTCAGAGAAGCTTCAGCAGCTGTTGAAGGACATCAGCCGTGTATGGAACAACCTGATGGGCTTCATGTCTCTATCCAACCTGACA GTGTGTATCCCTCTGCAGCCAGACGAGAGTTCGCTGGACTTCTCCTCCTGCATCCTGAGGCACGGCATCCGGAATGCCAAGGAACTTGCGTGCGGTGTATGCCTGCTGAATGTAGAATCGCGCAGCAAG aaaacagaagaaaagacaTTTGGACGTCTCTTTAAAAGA GCACTGACCAAAGACAGTGACAAGAAGTTGAGG GCCTTCAACTCAGAGACGGATAACTTCAAGCTGCTCTACGGGGGCCACCAGTACCATGCTAGCTGTGCTAACTTCTGGATCAACTGCGTGGAACCCAAACCGCCAGGTCTCATCCTGCCTGACCTGCTGTGA
- the synrg gene encoding synergin gamma isoform X10, which produces MALRPGAGGGGSFMYPVGGGLGPPQGMMPMQPQQQQGFPMVPVMQPNMQGIMGMNFGAQMPPGAMPMQGGMPMAMQGPAMPFMGQPQFMGIRPPGPQYAVDMQKQMAEEHQKRLEQQQRMLEEDRKRRQFEEQKQKLRLLSSVKPKTGEKSRDDALEAIKGNLDGFSRDAKMHPTPSSHPKKPGVGVFPPQEHMQPMMPTWLYNDSLVPELYKKVLEFTMTPAGIDTAKLYPILMSSGLPREALGQIWASANRTTPGKLTKEELYTVLAMIGATQSGLPAMSLDILSQFPSPPVPSLPAMAMAVATVLPQHPAPMMAQPPVSIAVPTAVPAAMGVSPGTSAQPPAGFVANFPPVQGTKPDDDDFQDFQEAPKAGTAEEAFTDFQGESGSTFPPATQNSGPTLLTPVSGSSTSSSSDKYAVFKQLSVEQPAEVAPPASDFGDKYSVFRQLEQPVDRKPVGEGFADFKCTSADDGFTDFKTADSISPLDPPDQTKVFQPPFPPAFAKSQSIQPQLPVSLSQPRNPLNMADLDLFSSLTPSAPPVDAKLSSFPLVTPSVGAKPPGGAAEDFGDFALFGSSSSSTAVAPSSGVQDDFADFMAFGGSGEPKNEARSGEGSSGGLVEEPLLRQQQQHTSDKYDVFKQLSLEGGLGYDDAKESGGGSFSSLRSDTDDFADFQSSKFCTALGASEKSLVDKVAAFRQAKEDSSSVKSLDLPSIGGSSAGKEDSEDALSVQLDMKLSDVGGDLKHVMSDSSLDLPGLSSHQPPAAETDDSRFDPFGTLAVGSSTSYDWPHKEDSSVIQGKKALPGSLGPDSCSLPSSVVVHRKETSFGSSENITHTTLAKVTTFPTEAFTDFGSREQGPADEEDDFGDFASTVSEKSDSPAASAELGSDGAQSEPADEFGAFQGDKPKFGKSDFLKASSQAKVKSSEEMIQSELATFDLSVQGSHKRSHSLGEKEIGRSSLPPAPEPPFRDRSSTLSEKPALPIIRDKYKDLTGEVEESERYAYEWQRCLESALQVISKANDTLNGISSSAVCTEVIQSAQGMEYLLGVVEVYRVTRRVELGIKATAVCSEKLQQLLKDISRVWNNLMGFMSLSNLTPDESSLDFSSCILRHGIRNAKELACGVCLLNVESRSKAFNSETDNFKLLYGGHQYHASCANFWINCVEPKPPGLILPDLL; this is translated from the exons ATGGCGCTGCGGCCGGGAGCTGGGGGAGGTGGCAG CTTTATGTACCCAGTTGGAGGAGGCCTGGGGCCTCCGCAAG GCATGATGCCCAtgcagccacagcagcagcaaggaTTCCCCATGGTACCAGTCATGCAACCCAACATGCAGGGGATAATGGGAATGAATTTTGGTGCCCAGATGCCTCCAGGTGCAATGCCGATGCAG gGAGGGATGCCCATGGCGATGCAGGGGCCAGCAATGCCATTTATGGGACAGCCTCAGTTCATGGGCATTCGTCCACCGGGGCCCCAGTATGCCGTTGACATGCAGAAGCAGATGGCTGAGGAGCATCA GAAGCGACTAGAGCAGCAACAGCGCATGCTGGAGGAGGACCGCAAAAGGAGGCAATTTgaggaacagaaacagaaattgcGTCTCTTGAGCAGTGTCAAGCCTAAG ACTGGAGAAAAGAGTAGGGATGATGCACTGGAGGCCATCAAAGGAAATCTGGATGGCTTTAGCAGGGATGCAAAGATGCACCCCACACCCTCCTCGCACCCCAAGAAACCAG GTGTCGGTGTCTTCCCACCACAGGAGCACATGCAGCCCATGATGCCTACCTGGCTGTACAATGACAGCCTTGTGCCAG AGTTGTACAAGAAGGTTCTGGAATTCACCATGACTCCAGCGGGTATCGACACAGCCAAGCTGTACCCCATTCTCATGTCATCGGGATTGCCTCGGGAAGCACTGGGGCAGATCTGGGCCTCAGCCAACCGCACCACACCAGGCAAGCTGACCAAAGAGGAGCTCTACACTGTGCTGGCCATGATTGGAGCAACGCAG AGTGGACTTCCTGCAATGAGCCTCGACATCCTGAGCCAGTTTCCCTCCCCACCTGTGCCCAGCCTGCCTGCCATGGCTATGGCTGTGGCCACTGTCCTGCCTCAGCACCCAGCACCCATGATGGCTCAGCCACCTGTCTCCATTGCTGTCCCCACAGCAGTGCCTGCTGCAATGGGTGTGTCCCCGGGCACCAGTGCACAACCGCCTGCAGGCTTTGTCGCCAACTTTCCACCTGTACAG GGTACTAaacctgatgatgatgatttccaGGACTTCCAggaggcacccaaagcaggcaCAGCAGAGGAAGCTTTCACTGACTTCCAGGGAGAGTCAGGGTCCACTTTTCCCCCGGCCACCCAGAACAG TGGTCCTACCCTGCTTACACCAGTGTCTGGGTCATCCACATCGTCATCCTCTGACAAGTATGCTGTGTTTAAGCAGCTGTCTGTGGAGCAGCCTGCCGAAGTAGCTCCTCCTGCATCAG ACTTTGGAGATAAATACAGCGTGTTCAGGCAGCTTGAGCAGCCGGTGGATCGGAAGCCAGTTG gtgAAGGATTTGCTGATTTCAAGTGTACCAGTGCTGATGATGGATTCACAGACTTTAAAACCGCAGACAGCATTTCCCCACTAGACCCCCCTGACCAGACCAAGGTTTTCCAGCCACCGTTTCCCCCTGCTTTTGCCAAATCTCAGTCTATACAACCACAGCTCCCAGTCTCCCTCTCACAGCCCAGGAACCCCCTCAATATGGCTGATCTGGATCTGTTCTCCTCCTTGACTCCTTCTGCCCCCCCAGTGGATGCCAAGCTCTCCTCGTTTCCACTGGTGACCCCATCTGTTGGAGCAAAGCCACCTGGGGGTGCGGCAGAGGATTTTGGTGACTTTGCACTCTTTggctcttcttcctcatcaacagcagtgGCTCCCAGTTCAGGGGTCCAGGATGACTTTGCAGATTTCATGGCATTTGGGGGTTCGGGGGAGCCCAAGAATGAGGCCAGGTCAGGTGAGGGCAGTAGTGGCGGGCTGGTGGAGGAGCCACTGTTgcggcagcagcaacagcataCATCTGACAAGTATGATGTATTCAAGCAGCTTTCATTGGAAGGTGGCCTGGGCTATGACGATGCCAAGGAGAGTGGTGGTGGCTCTTTCTCCTCACTTAGGAGTGACACTGATGACTTTGCGGACTTTCAGTCCTCTAAGTTCTGCACAGCACTCGGTGCCTCTGAGAAAAGCCTGGTGGACAAGGTTGCTGCCTTCAGGCAGGCCAAGGAAGACTCATCTTCTGTGAAGTCACTGGACCTCCCATCCATCGGGGGCAGCAGTGCAGGCAAGGAAGACTCCGAGGATGCACTTTCCGTGCAGCTGGACATGAAGCTTTCGGACGTGGGTGGGGACCTGAAGCATGTGATGTCGGACAGCTCCCTGGACTTGCCGGGGCTGTCCTCCCAccagcctcctgctgcag AGACAGACGACTCGAGATTTGACCCATTCGGTACCCTTGCAGTTGGAAGCTCAACCAGCTATGATTGGCCACACAAGGAAGATTCCTCAGTCATTCAGGGCAAGAAGGCGCTGCCAGGTTCCCTGGGCCCGGACAGCTGTTCCCTGCCATCCTCTGTCGTCGTGCACCGGAAGGAGACCTCTTTTGGGAGCTCAGAAAACATCACCCACACTACCCTTGCCAAGGTTACCACTTTCCCAACTGAGGCTTTTACTGACTTTGGGTCCCGGGAGCAAGGGCCCGCTGATGAGGAGGACGACTTTGGGGACTTTGCCAGTACTGTCTCGGAGAAATCGGATTCCCCTGCTGCCTCGGCGGAACTGGGCTCGGATGGTGCCCAGAGCGAGCCAGCTGATGAGTTTGGTGCCTTCCAGGGGGACAAACCTAAATTTGGAAAGTCTGACTTCCTCAAGGCCAGCTCCCAGGCCAAGGTCAAGTCTAGTGAAGAGATGATCCAGAGTGAGCTGGCCACTTTTGACCTTTCTGTGCAAG GCTCACATAAACGCAGCCACAGCTTAGGGGAGAAGGAGATAGGCCGTTCCAGCCTGCCTCCAGCCCCTGAACCACCTTTTCGGGACCGCTCCAGCACACTGAGCGAGAAGCCTGCACTGCCCATCATCCGGGACAAGTACAAAGACCTGACTGGGGAGGTGGAG GAGAGCGAGCGCTACGCATATGAGTGGCAGAGGTGCCTGGAGAGTGCATTGCAG GTGATCAGCAAAGCAAATGATACCTTGAATGGTATCAGCAGCTCAGCTGTGTGCACAGAGGTGATCCAGTCTGCCCAGGGCATGGAGTACTTGCTGG GTGTGGTGGAGGTGTACCGAGTGACAAGGCGGGTAGAGCTGGGCATCAAGGCAACAGCAGTGTGCTCAGAGAAGCTTCAGCAGCTGTTGAAGGACATCAGCCGTGTATGGAACAACCTGATGGGCTTCATGTCTCTATCCAACCTGACA CCAGACGAGAGTTCGCTGGACTTCTCCTCCTGCATCCTGAGGCACGGCATCCGGAATGCCAAGGAACTTGCGTGCGGTGTATGCCTGCTGAATGTAGAATCGCGCAGCAAG GCCTTCAACTCAGAGACGGATAACTTCAAGCTGCTCTACGGGGGCCACCAGTACCATGCTAGCTGTGCTAACTTCTGGATCAACTGCGTGGAACCCAAACCGCCAGGTCTCATCCTGCCTGACCTGCTGTGA